A genomic region of Glycine max cultivar Williams 82 chromosome 15, Glycine_max_v4.0, whole genome shotgun sequence contains the following coding sequences:
- the LOC100785355 gene encoding uncharacterized protein, protein MKRKKSKSEQSREKKKEVAPSEGKEVPYPLVPRKDKERHLACFLDILKKLEITMSFGEALQQMPLYSKFLKNMLTRKSKYIHSDTIVVEGNCSVVIQRILPPKHKDPGSVTISCSIGAVSVGKALIDLGASINLMSLSMCRRVGELEIMPTRMTLQLADRSITKPYGVIEDVLVRVKHFTFLADFVVMDIEEDADIPLILGCPFMLAASCVVDMGRRKLEMGIEDQKISFDLFDEEKQLLDQNVCLQVKKFEEKVLKVGTKFDPNP, encoded by the coding sequence atgaaaaggaaaaaaagtaagaGTGAGCAGtccagagaaaagaagaaagaggtagCTCCATCTGAGGGGAAAGAAGTGCCATATCCATTGGTACCTAGGAAGGACAAAGAAAGACATCTTGCATGTTTTCTTGACATCTTGAAGAAGCTAGAGATCACCATGTCCTTCGGAGAGGCCTTACAGCAAATGCCACTTTACTCTAAATTTCTAAAGAATATGCTAACCCGAAAGAGCAAGTATATCCATAGTGACACAATTGTAGTGGAGGGAAACtgtagtgttgtgattcaacgcatccttccacccaagcacaaagatccAGGTAGTGTCACTATATCTTGCTCGATCGGTGCAGTCTCAGTTGGTAAGGCTCTTATTGATTTAGGAGCCAGCATAAATTTGATGTCGCTCTCTATGTGTCGGAGGGTGGGAGAGCTGGAGATAATGCCAACCAGAATGACTCTACAGTTAGCTGATCGCTCCATCACCAAACCGTATGGAGTGATAGAAGACGTTTTGGTCCGAGTAAAGCACTTTACTTTCCTTGCCGACTTTGTGGTCATGGACATCGAAGAAGATGCTGATATCCCATTAATCTTGGGATGTCCATTCATGCTGGCCGCAAGCTGTGTGGTGGATATGGGAAGAAGAAAGTTGGAAATGGGCATCGAAGATCAAAAGATCAGTTTCGATctatttgatgaagaaaaacaACTTTTGGACCAAAATGTCTGCTTGCAAGTGAAGAAGTTTGAGGAAAAGGTTCTGAAGGTAGGAACCAAATTTGATCCAAACCCTTGA